One genomic window of Ficedula albicollis isolate OC2 chromosome 18, FicAlb1.5, whole genome shotgun sequence includes the following:
- the ENDOV gene encoding endonuclease V, whose product MAASPARRRRWEREQARLKASVVEEDTEQWQKDPHFSGLQRVGGVDLSYIKGDESRACASLVVLSFPALEVLYQDCRMVAVTAPYVAGFLAFREVPVLVEAVQRLQQEEPQLQPQVLLVDGNGLLHPRGFGTACHLGVLTDLPCIGVAKNLLHVDGLVRDELHREQVRSLQRSGETFPLTGTSGKVLGMVLRSCSSSSRPLYVSVGHRVSLGTAVRLVRACCRFRIPAPIRHSTVGGSTAQSQE is encoded by the exons ATGGCCGCGTCCCCTGCCCGGCGGCGCCGCTGGGAACG GGAGCAGGCCCGGCTGAAGGCCAGCGTGGTGGAGGAGGACACCGAGCAGTGGCAGAAGGATCCGCATTTCTCCGGGCTGCAGAGAGTGGGAGGTGTGGATTTATCCTACATCAAGGGGGACGAGAGCCGTGCCTGCGCCTCCCTGGTCGTGCTCAGCTTCCCGGCTCTCGAG GTGCTGTACCAGGATTGCCGCATGGTGGCCGTCACTGCCCCGTACGTGGCCGGGTTCCTGGCCTTCCGAGAGGTGCCTGTCCTGGTGGAAGCTGTCCAGAGACTTCAGCAGgaggagccccagctccagcctcag GTGCTTCTGGTAGATGGGAATggcctgctccatcccagag GATTTGGCACAGCCTGTCACCTCGGAGTCCTGACAGACCTGCCGTGCATTGGCGTGGCCAAGAACCTCCTGCACGTGGATGGCTTGGTCAGGGAtgagctgcacagggagcag GTTCGCTCCCTGCAGAGGTCAGGAGAGACATTCCCGCTGACTGGCACCTCAGGCAAGGTCCTGGGCATG gtgctgaggagctgcagcagcagctccaggccccTGTACGTGTCCGTGGGCCACCGGGTGAGTCTGGGCACGGCCGTGCGCCTGGTCAGGGCCTGCTGCCGCTTCCGCATCCCAGCGCCCAtcc GTCACTCTACTGTTGGTGGCTccacagcccagagccaggagtga
- the LOC107604018 gene encoding translation initiation factor IF-2-like: MAALRFPLPFLAFSAIAAGIGAVPGAGTAALGRAFRGTAALRRCHGRVPCPAAPLGTGSVLPGPASPQGTGTLRRGPGSPLLGWALGGRDGSVPGRTGSPRVGEGRTGSPRVVPGRTGSPRVGEGRTGSPRVVPGRTGSPRVGEGRTGSPRVVPGRTGSPRVGEGRTGSPRVVPGRTGSPRVGEGRTGSPRVVPGRTGSPRVGEGRTGSPRVVPGRTGSPRVGEGRTGSPRVVPGRTGSPRVGEGRTGSPRVVPGRTGSPRVGEGRTGSPRVVPGRTGSPRVGEGRTGSPRVVPGRTGSPRVGEGRTGSPRVVPGRTGSPRVGEGRTGSPRVVPGRTGSPRVGEGRTGSPRVVPGRTGSPRVGEGRTGSPRVVPGRTGSPRVGEGRTGSPRVVPGRTGSPRVGEGRTGSPRVVPGRTGSPRVGEGRTGSPRVVPGRTGSPRVVPGRTGSPRVVPGRTGSPRVGGGGGGGGGGGGGGGGGGFSPAPSQ, translated from the exons ATGGCGGCGCTGAGG TTCCCGCTGCCGTTCCTGGCTTTTTCCGCCATCGCTGCGGGGATCGGGGCCGTACCCGGGGCCGGAACGGCGGCGCTCGGCCGCGCTTTCCGGGGGACGGCGGCGCTGCGGCGCTGCCATGGCCGCGTCCCCTGCCCGGCGGCGCCGCTGGGAACG GGCTCGGTGCTCCCCGGCCCCGCGTCCCCACAAGGCACGGGCACCCTCAGAAGAGGCCCCGGCTCTCCGCTCCTCGGTTGGGCTCTGGGCGGCCGGGACGGATCGGTGCCGGGCAGGACGGGCTCTCCGCGGGTCGGTGAGGGCAGGACGGGCTCTCCGCGGGTTGTGCCGGGCAGGACGGGCTCTCCGCGGGTCGGTGAGGGCAGGACGGGCTCTCCGCGGGTTGTGCCGGGCAGGACGGGCTCTCCGCGGGTCGGTGAGGGCAGGACGGGCTCTCCGCGGGTTGTGCCGGGCAGGACGGGCTCTCCGCGGGTCGGTGAGGGCAGGACGGGCTCTCCGCGGGTTGTGCCGGGCAGGACGGGCTCTCCGCGGGTCGGTGAGGGCAGGACGGGCTCTCCGCGGGTTGTGCCGGGCAGGACGGGCTCTCCGCGGGTCGGTGAGGGCAGGACGGGCTCTCCGCGGGTTGTGCCGGGCAGGACGGGCTCTCCGCGGGTCGGTGAGGGCAGGACGGGCTCTCCGCGGGTTGTGCCGGGCAGGACGGGCTCTCCGCGGGTCGGTGAGGGCAGGACGGGCTCTCCGCGGGTTGTGCCGGGCAGGACGGGCTCTCCGCGGGTCGGTGAGGGCAGGACGGGCTCTCCGCGGGTTGTGCCGGGCAGGACGGGCTCTCCGCGGGTCGGTGAGGGCAGGACGGGCTCTCCGCGGGTTGTGCCGGGCAGGACGGGCTCTCCGCGGGTCGGTGAGGGCAGGACGGGCTCTCCGCGGGTTGTGCCGGGCAGGACGGGCTCTCCGCGGGTCGGTGAGGGCAGGACGGGCTCTCCGCGGGTTGTGCCGGGCAGGACGGGCTCTCCGCGGGTCGGTGAGGGCAGGACGGGCTCTCCGCGGGTTGTGCCGGGCAGGACGGGCTCTCCGCGGGTCGGTGAGGGCAGGACGGGCTCTCCGCGGGTTGTGCCGGGCAGGACGGGCTCTCCGCGGGTCGGTGAGGGCAGGACGGGCTCTCCGCGGGTTGTGCCGGGCAGGACGGGCTCTCCGCGGGTCGGTGAGGGCAGGACGGGCTCTCCGCGGGTTGTGCCGGGCAGGACGGGCTCTCCGCGGGTCGGTGAGGGCAGGACGGGCTCTCCGCGGGTTGTGCCGGGCAGGACGGGCTCTCCGCGGGTTGTACCGGGCAGGACGGGCTCTCCGCGGGTTGTGCCGGGCAGGACGGGCTCTCCgcgggtggggggggggggggggggggggggggggggggggggggggggggggggggggggcttctcCCCCGCCCCTTCTCAATAA